GTGACCGTtggtgacagaggggacagcgacagccccggtgtcacccgctgtgacagcactggggacagaggggacagtgacagccccgGTGTCACCCGCTGTGACAGTATtggtgacagaggggacagcgaCAGCCCCGGTGTCACCCGCTGTGACAGCACTGGGGAAAGTGACAGCCCCGGTGTCACCCGCTGTGACCGTtggtgacagaggggacagtgacagccccgGTGTCACCCGCTGTGACCGTTGGTGCCCAAGCGTGGCCACGTTGGGTGCCCGTGTCGGTGGCACAAGGGACACGTGTCCTCCCTCCCCTGATGCCACCGCGGCCACGTggccacccccgtgtccccgtgccgCTGGTGACACGTGTGACACGTGTGTGACCCGCGTGTGACGCGTCAGGGACGTGCCAGGGGACAGATGGcacccctggctgtccccacccCAATAAACGGCGCTGGCACTGCCCgcagggtgtccccaaggtgtccccagggtggcactgcCATTCCTTAGTGCCACCTGTGCCCCTCGGGGTCCCCTGGTGCCACCCCCACGGGCGTCCTGTGTCCCTTAATGTCACCTGAGTGCTGTGAGCGTCACTTGGTGCCACCCCCCTGCCCGGTGCCACCTCCGGTGTCACCCCCAGAGGTGTCAGTGCCACCCTGGTGccatccccagtgtcaccccctgcccagggccaccccccagagccaccccccAGAGGTGTCAGTGTCACCCCCTGCCCGGTGCCACCCCTGGTGccatccccagtgtcaccccctgCCCAGAGCCACCCACCAGAGGTGTCAGTGTCACCCTTTGCCCGGTGCCACCCCTGGTGccatccccagtgtcaccccctgcccagggccaccccccagagccaccccccAGAGGTGTCAGTGTCACCCCCTGCCCGGTGCCACCCCTGGTGccatccccagtgtcaccccctgcccagggccactcccagtgccacccccttGCCTGGTGccacccctgtgtccccaaggtccccacGGGTGTCACCTCCGGTGCCACCCCCAGAGGTGTCAGTGCCActcccagtgtcacctcctCCCTTGGTGCCACCCCTGTGTTCCCAAGGTCCCCATGGGTGTCACCTCTGGTGCCACCCCCAGAGGTGTCAGTGCCActcccagtgtcacctcctCCCCTGGTGCCACCCCTGTGTTCCCAAGGTCCCCACGTGTGCCACCTCTGGTGCCATCCCTAGACGTGTCAGTGCCACCCTGTGCCCGGTGCCACCTCTGGTGCCACCCCCAGAGGTGTCAGTGCCACCCTGTGCCCGGTGCCACCTCTGGTGCCATCCCTAGACGTGTCAGTGCCACCCTGTGCCCGGTGCCACCTCTGGTGCCATCCCCAGAGGTGTCAGTGCCACCCTGTGCCCGGTGCCACCTCTGGTGCCATCCCTAGACGTGTCAGTGCCACCCTGTGCCCggtgccacctctgtgccatCCCCAGAGGTGTCAGTGCCACCCTGTGCCCGGTGCCACCTCTGGTGCCATCCCTAGACGTGTCAGTGCCACCCTGTGCCCGGTGCCACCTCTGGTGCCATCCCCAGAGGTGtcagtgccacccctgtgcccGGTGCCACCTCTGGTGCCATCCCTAGACGTGTCAGTGCCACCCTGTGCCCGGTGCCACCTCTGGTGCCATCCCCAGAGGTGTCAGTGCCACCCTGTGCCCGGTGCCACCTCTGGTGCCATCCCTAGACGTGTCAGTGCCACCCTGTGCCCGGTGCCACCTCTGGTGCCATCCCCAGAGGTGTCAGTGCCACCCTGTGCCCGGTGCCACCTCTGGTGccatccccagtgtcaccccctaCCCGGTGCCATCCCCAGAGGTGTCAGTGTCACCCCCCTGCCCGGTGCCACCTCTGGTGccatccccagtgtcaccccctaCCCGCTGCCACCCCAGAGGTGTCAGTGCCACCCTTGGTGccacccccatgtccccacaggtgccacccccggtgcccccccTGCCCAGTGCCACTCGCAGtgtcacccccccccccccgcctggtgccaccctcagtgccacccccggAGGTGTCGGTGTCACCCAAtgcccagtgccaccactggtgccacccccgtgtccccaaggtccccccGGTGCCAGGCCCCATTGCTCGGGGTTTATTGGGGACGCAGCGGGCGAGGGGccggggggtccggggggggtcccgggggtacggggggggtcccgggggtccggGAGAGTCCCATGGATCcaggggggtcccgggggtaCGGGAGGGTCCCAGAAGGGTCcaggggggtcccgggggtccgaggagtttggggggatcTCGGTGGGAGctcggggggtcccgggggtccggaggagtttggggggatcTCGGTGGGAGctcggggggtcccgggggtccggaggagtttggggggatcTCGGTGGGAGctcggggggtcccgggggtccggaggagtttgggggggatcTCGGTGGGAGctcgggggggtcccgggggtccggaggagtttggggggatcTCGGTGGGGGCTCGGGGGGGTCCCGAGGGTTGCAggagggtcctgggggtcccaaGGGGTCCGGGAGGGTTCCCGAGGCTCCCGGGGGGTCCGTGGGATCCCGGGGGTGTCCGGGAGAGTCCCGGGGGTCCGGGGGGTTCAGTCCTGCGGGCAGAGGGGGGGAGGGGCACTCGCggggtgcccccagccctgggggtgcccccggtgccctccctgagtgtccccaggtCGTtgtcccccccccagccccctctgggTGCCACCCCCCCAATGCCACTGGTGGGACCCCCCCAGACCtggagccccctccccaaattcctgggGCTCTCACAGAGCACCCTgtgcccccccccgccccccgtgCCCACCTGTGCCCCCCCGGTGCCTACCCTGTGCCCCCCCAAGCCAAAGCCCACCTGTGCGCCCCCCGGTGACTTCCCTGTGCCCCACCCGGTGCCCATggtgcccccccccccaagCTGAAGCCCCCCCGGTACCCCCCTGGTgccttccctgtgccccccggtgcccccccgTGCCCAACTGCGCACCCCCCCAAGCCGAAGCCCATTAATGCCCACCTGCGTGCCCCCCGGtaccctccctgtgcccccccccggtgcccccgcgCCCCCCGAGCCGAAGCCCCCCCGGTGTCCTCCCGgtgccctccctgtgcccccagtgcccaccCCGAGCCAAAgcccccccggtgtccctcGGTGCCCCCCGGTGCCCTCCCGGTGCCCACCTGCGCACCCCCCGGTACCCTCCCGATGCCCCCCGGTGCCCACCTGCGCGCCCCCCGAGCCGAAGCCGGGCAGCCTGGGCACGGGCAGCCGCTGCTCGTCCATCCTGCGGCCCTGCGAGCTGGCCACCATGTCCAGCAGCGAGGCCAGCTCGGGGGGGGGCGGCGCCgtgccccctcctcctgccgGGGGCACCCGGGTCACCCATGGGCGCCCCAGGGGGCACCCATGGGCACCCAGGGGACGCCCGGGGCACCCGTGGGCACCCACGGGCACCTCGGGTCAGCCATGGGCACCTCGGGGACACCCGTGTCCCCTCgttgtccccgctgtccctccGTGTCCCTCACCTGGTGTCCCCGGTGTAGCCCCCTGTCCCCGGTGTCGCCGGTGCCCCCGTGTCCCTCACCGGTATCGCCGGTGACCCCCCCCTGTCCCCGGTGTCGCCGGTGTACCCCCCGTCCCCGGTGTCCTcgtgtccctcacctgtgtccccccctgtccccggTGTCGCCGGTGTCCACCCCCGTCCCCGgtgtcccgtgtccctccctggtgtcccccggtgaccccgtgtccctccccggtgtccccccctgtccccggtgtccccgtgtccctccccggttgtccccccctgtccccggtgaccccgtgtccctccccggtgtccccgtgtccctccccggtgaccccgtgtccctccccggtatccccgtgtccccgtgtccctccccggtgtccccggtgtccccgtgtccctccccggtgtccccgtgtccctccccggtgtccccccggtgtccccgtaTCCCCGTATccctccccggtgtccctccccggtgtccccgtgtccctccccggtgaccccgtgtccctccccggtatccccgtgtccccgtgtccctccccggtgtccccgtgtccctccccggtgtccccggtgtccccgtgtccctccccggtgtccccgtgtccctccccggtgtcccccccatccccggtgtccccgtgtccctcaccggtgtccccgtgtccctccccggtgtccccggtgtcccccccatccccggtgtccccggtgtccccgtgtccctcacCGGTGTCCCCGtatccccgtgtccctccccggtgtccccggtgtcccccgtgtccctccccggtgtccccggtgtccccgtgtcccctcccggtgtccccggtgtcccccccatccccggtgtccccgtgtccctcaccggtgtccccggtgtcccccccatccccggtgtccccgtgtccctccccggtgtccccggtgtcccccccatccccggtatccccggtgtccccgtgtccctccccggtgtccccggtgtccccgtgtccctccccggtgtccccgtgtccctccccggtgtccccggtatccccgtgtccctccccggtgtccccgtgtccctccccggtatccccgtgtccccgtgtccctccccggtgtccccccccatccccggtgtccccgtgtccctccccggtgtccccgtgtccctcacCGGTGCCCCCGCCCAGGCTGCAGCGCTGTTCGTCCATGCGCGTTCCCTGCACGGAGCTCAGCAGCGAGAAGAACCCCTCCTGTTCGGGGGACCCCCCCTCGGGGGACCCCCCCCTGCGGGACAGCGCgtcagggacccccaaaacggGGAACCCCCAAAACGGGGAACCCCCCCCAAacggggaccccccccaaaacggGGAACCCACAAACTGGGACCACCCCACAACGGGGAACCCCCAaacagggaccccccaaaacggggggacccccaaaacggGGAACTCCTCCATCCCCGGCGGCCCCCCCCGAATCAGGGACGCCCCCCCCGAATCGGGggcccgggaccccccccctcGCTCTGGGGACCCCCCCTCAAGGGCACCCCCACGCCCTTGCACCGCCCCCCCCCCGGATacccctgcacccccaaaaccccccgggATACCCAAAACCCCTGGGAATACCcctgcacccccaaacccccccgggataccccaaaacccctgggaatacccctgcacccccaaaccccacccgggggtaccccaaaaccccgggaataccccaaagccccccgggggtaccccaaaacccctgggaatacccctgcacccccaaacccccccgggggtaccccaaaaacccccagggatacccctgcacccccaaacccccacccGGGggtgccccctgtgccccccccggaccccccaaacccccaccgggggtgccccctgtgccccccccggaccccccaaacccccaccgggggtgccccctgtgcccccccggaccccccaaatcccaaccgGTGTtctcccagcccccccaaaccccacgcggggtccccaagcccccccgggggtgccccctgtgccccccagaccccctcaaCCCCCCCCGgggtcccccagcccccccaaacccccccccggGGTCCCCCGGCCCCCCCCTCACCGCGGCGCGCTCGGGCTCGGTGCCCCCCGGGGCCGCCATCGCGGGTGGGGGGAGCGGCCCCCGCGGGGCCTTCTTATCCCGGCGGGacgggggggacaccgggggacacgggggacacgggggggatacgggggacacgggggggacgGGATGACACGGGGGacggggggggacacgggggaacgggggggacacaggggacgggggggaatgggggggacacgggggacgggggtgggggacatggggacacgggggggacacgggggacggggggggacacaggggacgggggggacacgggggggacacgggggacgggggtggggacacgggggggacacgggggggacgggggtggggacatggggatgaCACGGGGttgggggggacacggggacaagggggcacgggggggacacggggatgggggggacacagggacgggggggacacggggggggacacggggataggggggcgggggggacacggggggatggggggacacggggggtaCACAGGGacggggggggacacgggggacgggggggacacgggggggggtttgcggaggggacagaggggggaCATTGtggggggacacgggagggacacgggggggacacagggggacaggggggacacggggaggggTCAGCGGGACGGGGGGGGGATACGGGGGGGACGTGGGGATGACACGGGgatgggggggacacggggacaagggggcacgggggggacacggggacagggacggggggACATTGTGGGGCGAcacaggggggacagggggacacggggaggtcccggggacacgggggtgacacggggatgggggggacacgggggcgacacggggatgggggggacacgggggtgacacggggatggggaggacacgggggggacacggggatgggggggacacgggggcgacacggggatggggggggacacgggggtgacacggggatggggaggacacgggggggacacgggggggacagggggaggggacagaggggggatattggggggggacacgggggtgacacggggatggggggggacacgggggtgacacgggggtggggggacacgggggggacacggggacacgggggggggtttggggaggggacagagaggggataTTGGGGGGGGACACGAGGGTgacacagagaggggacagcaggggggACACGGGCACGATGGGAGCGCGGGGGGGCACCCGTGGGTGCTGCGTGTGCGCAACAGCGGCCGGGGGGGTCCCACGGGGTccccgtgggtgctgtggggtccccgtgggtgctgtgggggtcccatgggtgctgtggggtccccgtgggtgctgtggggtcccCGTGGTtgttttgggggtcccatggGTGCTGTGGGGGTCCCATGAGGGccccgtgggtgctgtgggtgctgtagggTTCCCGTGGGTTCTTGGGGGTCCCATGGGTGCTGTGGGGTCTCCACGAGGCTCCCGTGGGTGCTGGGGGGATCCCGTGGGTGCTGGGGGGTCTCCATGAGGTtcccgtgggtgctgtggggtcccCGTGGGTGCTGGGGGGTCTCCATGAGGTTCCCGTGGGTGCTGGGGGGATCCCATGGGTGCTGTGGTGTccccgtgggtgctgtggggtcccCCGTGGGTGCTAGGGTGTCTCCATGAGGTTCCCATGGGTGCTGGGGGAtcccgtgggtgctgtggggtctCCATGGGGCTCCCGTGGGTGCTGGGGGGATCCCGTGGGTGCTGGGGGGTCTCCATGAGGTtcccgtgggtgctgtggggtcccCGTGGGTGCTGGGGTGTccccgtgggtgctgtggggtctCCATGAGGTTCCCGTGGGTGCTGGGGGGATCCCGTGGGTGCAGCGGGGTCTCCATGGGATCCCATGGGTGCCGTAGTGTCCCGAGTGCTGTGGGTTCCCACGGGCGCTCGAGGGTCCCCGTGGGGTCCTATGGGTGCTTTGACGAccccgtgggtgctgtggggttcccgtggtgtccccgtgggtgctgtggggtctGCATGAGGTTCTTGTGGGTGCTGTAGGGtccctgtgggtgctgtggggtctCCATGAAgttgctgtgggtgctgtggggtcccCGTGGACGCTGTGGGGTCCCGTGGGCACTGTGGGGTCCCGTGGGCACAGTTGGGGTtccgtgggtgctgtggggtcccgtgggtgctgtggggtccccgtggtgtccccgTGGGTTCCCATGGATGCTGTGGGGTCTCCATGGGGTCCCCGTGGGCGCTGTGGGGTCCCACGGGTGCTGTGGGGTccccgtgggtgctgtggggttccgtgggtgctgtgggtcccgtgggtgctgtggggtcaCATGGGCGCTGTGGGGGTCCCACGGGTGCTGTGGGGTccccgtgggtgctgtggggttccgtgggtgctgtgggtcccgtgggtgctgtggggtcccCGTGGGCGCTGTGGGGTCCCACGGGTGCTGTGGGGTccccgtgggtgctgtggggtcccCGTCGTGTCCCCGTGGGTTCCCATGGGTGCTGTGGGGGTCCCCGTGGGTGCTGTAGGGtcccgtgggtgctgtgggtccccgtgggtgctgtggggtcccACGGGTGCTGTGGGATCCCGTGGGTGCTGGGGGGtcccgtgggtgctgtgggtgccATGGGCGCTGTGGGGTTCCGTGGTGTCCCCGTGGGTTCCCatgggtgctgtggggtcccacgggtgctgtggggtcccgtgggtgctgtggggtcccCGTGGAGTCCCCGTGGGTTCCCAtgggtgctgtggggttttcatgggtgctgtggggtccccgtggtgtccccgTGGGTTCCCatgggtgctgtgggg
This portion of the Anomalospiza imberbis isolate Cuckoo-Finch-1a 21T00152 unplaced genomic scaffold, ASM3175350v1 scaffold_932, whole genome shotgun sequence genome encodes:
- the LOC137467979 gene encoding Purkinje cell protein 2-like gives rise to the protein MAAPGGTEPERAAFVGSPFWGGSPFGGGSPFWGFPVLGVPDALSRRGGSPEGGSPEQEGFFSLLSSVQGTRMDEQRCSLGGGTGGGGTAPPPPELASLLDMVASSQGRRMDEQRLPVPRLPGFGSGGAQVGTGGHRE